One genomic segment of Ignavibacteriota bacterium includes these proteins:
- a CDS encoding catalase — MNEKKLTTAHGQPIGDNQNSLTAGKRGPLLMQDYQLLEKMATFNRERVPERVVHAKGSGAFGTLTITNDITKYSKAKVFSEVGKKTDLLIRFSTVAGEHGAADAERDVRGFAIKFYTEEGNWDMVGNNTPVFFIRDPYKFGDFIHTQKRDPKTNIRSNTAMWDFWSLSPESLHQVTILFSDRGLPQSFRFVNGYGSHTYSFINYNNERFWVKFHFKTVQGIKTWTNKESAEVIGKDRESSQRDLFNAIEKGDFPKWNFKIQVMTEAQAETYHINPFDLTKVWQHGDFPLIDVGVIELNKNPENYFAEIEQASFEPSNIVSGISFSPDKMLQARIMSYADAHRYRIGVNYASLPVNKPKSEVNNYHRDGNMRFDGNNGGAVNYEPNSMGGPKQNSAYNEPALKISGDAYRFDHREDEDYFSQPGKLFNLMNADQKNQLFNNIKCAMDGVPERVKVRQLAHFYNADSEYGKGVAKALGMENIDLEKWSSKTFTDLVESTTEENYK; from the coding sequence ATGAACGAAAAAAAATTAACAACCGCACACGGACAACCGATTGGTGATAATCAAAATTCTTTAACTGCGGGGAAACGCGGACCATTATTAATGCAAGATTATCAGCTTCTTGAAAAAATGGCAACATTCAATCGTGAACGAGTTCCCGAAAGAGTTGTTCATGCAAAAGGTTCCGGTGCATTCGGAACATTAACAATTACAAATGATATTACAAAATATTCTAAAGCAAAAGTTTTTTCGGAAGTTGGAAAGAAAACAGATTTATTAATTAGATTTTCAACAGTTGCCGGAGAACATGGCGCAGCTGATGCAGAACGCGATGTTAGAGGTTTTGCAATTAAATTTTATACCGAAGAAGGAAATTGGGATATGGTCGGAAACAATACGCCGGTTTTCTTTATTCGCGATCCGTATAAATTTGGCGATTTCATTCATACTCAAAAAAGAGATCCCAAAACTAATATAAGATCAAATACTGCAATGTGGGATTTCTGGTCACTCTCGCCGGAAAGTTTGCACCAAGTTACAATATTATTTAGCGATCGAGGTTTGCCGCAAAGCTTTAGATTTGTTAACGGCTATGGAAGTCATACTTACAGTTTTATTAATTACAACAACGAAAGATTTTGGGTTAAGTTTCATTTTAAAACTGTACAAGGAATTAAAACTTGGACTAATAAAGAATCTGCAGAAGTAATTGGCAAAGATAGAGAAAGTTCACAACGCGATTTGTTCAATGCAATTGAAAAAGGTGATTTTCCAAAATGGAATTTCAAAATTCAAGTGATGACAGAAGCGCAAGCAGAAACTTATCATATAAATCCATTTGATTTAACAAAAGTTTGGCAGCACGGTGATTTTCCATTGATTGATGTTGGCGTAATTGAGTTAAATAAAAATCCGGAAAATTATTTTGCCGAAATTGAGCAAGCTTCATTTGAGCCATCCAATATTGTTTCGGGAATTAGTTTCTCTCCGGATAAAATGCTTCAAGCAAGAATTATGTCATATGCAGATGCTCATCGATACAGAATTGGAGTTAACTACGCATCGCTTCCGGTTAATAAACCAAAATCTGAAGTTAATAATTATCACAGAGATGGAAATATGAGATTTGACGGAAATAATGGCGGAGCCGTAAATTATGAACCAAACAGTATGGGCGGACCAAAACAAAATTCGGCTTACAATGAACCGGCATTAAAAATTTCTGGAGATGCATATAGATTTGATCATAGAGAAGATGAAGATTATTTTTCGCAGCCGGGAAAACTTTTTAATTTGATGAATGCTGATCAGAAAAATCAACTTTTTAATAATATTAAATGTGCAATGGATGGAGTTCCGGAAAGAGTTAAAGTTCGCCAGCTTGCGCATTTTTATAATGCAGATTCTGAATACGGAAAAGGAGTTGCAAAAGCTCTTGGTATGGAAAATATTGATTTGGAAAAATGGTCATCAAAAACATTTACAGATTTAGTAGAAAGTACAACTGAAGAAAATTATAAATAA
- a CDS encoding class I SAM-dependent methyltransferase, with amino-acid sequence MKEKWNNRYSSEEYYFGKEPNEFFKDEIKKLTPGNALFIGDGEGRNSVYAAKLGWNVDCLDISENGKEKAENLAKENNVKINYKIADAIEFNYPEETYDAIFVIYFHVDEELRENFDNQIINSLKQNGVVIILVYEKDHLKLNTNGPSSLNLLYSLDEIVENFIDLDFEILKKEKISRVKNGIPQEAIVIKFVGRKI; translated from the coding sequence ATGAAAGAAAAATGGAATAATAGATATAGTTCGGAAGAATATTATTTCGGTAAAGAACCGAATGAGTTCTTTAAAGATGAAATTAAAAAATTAACTCCCGGAAATGCTTTATTTATTGGCGATGGCGAAGGACGAAATTCGGTTTATGCGGCAAAGCTTGGCTGGAATGTTGATTGTTTAGATATAAGTGAAAACGGCAAAGAAAAAGCTGAAAATTTAGCGAAAGAAAATAATGTAAAAATTAATTACAAAATTGCAGATGCAATTGAATTTAATTATCCCGAAGAAACTTACGATGCAATTTTTGTTATTTACTTTCATGTTGATGAAGAACTGAGAGAAAATTTTGATAATCAAATTATTAATTCTCTAAAACAAAACGGTGTTGTAATAATTTTAGTTTATGAAAAAGATCATCTTAAACTAAATACAAACGGACCTTCCTCATTAAATCTACTTTATTCGCTTGATGAAATTGTTGAAAATTTTATTGATCTGGATTTTGAAATTCTGAAAAAGGAAAAAATCTCTCGCGTTAAAAATGGAATTCCTCAAGAAGCAATTGTAATTAAGTTTGTCGGAAGAAAAATATAA
- a CDS encoding YbaN family protein, whose product MKKVIFKILGIFFVAIGVIGIFIPLLPTTVFLLIASYFFLKGSPELNTWLLQNKYLGIYLRNYKEKNGVPLIAKISSMSLLWISILYTIFFLIQNVYLQIFLLLVAISVSIHILSMKTFKLQSKTNDI is encoded by the coding sequence ATGAAGAAAGTAATTTTCAAAATATTAGGAATCTTCTTTGTAGCAATTGGAGTGATAGGAATTTTCATTCCATTGTTGCCAACAACTGTTTTCTTACTTATTGCTTCGTATTTCTTTTTAAAAGGCTCACCAGAGTTAAATACTTGGCTATTGCAAAATAAATATTTGGGTATATATCTTAGGAACTACAAAGAAAAAAACGGTGTTCCGCTAATTGCAAAAATTAGTTCAATGTCATTATTGTGGATTTCAATTTTATACACAATTTTTTTTCTGATCCAAAACGTTTACTTACAAATTTTTCTTTTACTCGTGGCAATAAGTGTTTCAATACATATTCTATCAATGAAGACTTTTAAATTACAATCAAAAACAAATGATATTTAA